From one Triticum aestivum cultivar Chinese Spring chromosome 4B, IWGSC CS RefSeq v2.1, whole genome shotgun sequence genomic stretch:
- the LOC123091148 gene encoding probable N-acetyl-gamma-glutamyl-phosphate reductase, chloroplastic, with the protein MGSTALGGAAPARAGLAPKNGVLGSTFKPCGVVKLKTTPKVGRSSVCVRASIASSPQKQYSPKTPAVQSGEEVRIAVLGASGYTGAEIVRLLANHPQFRITVMTADRKAGEQFGSVFPHLITQDLPNLVAIKDADFSDVDAVFCCLPHGTTQEIIKGLPKQLKIVDLSADFRLRDINEYAEWYGHAHRAPELQEEAVYGLTEVLRDEIRNARLVANPGCYPTSIQLPLVPLIKAKLIKLSNIIIDAKSGVTGAGRGAKEANLYTEIAEGIHAYGIKGHRHVPEVEQGLSEAAESKVTISFTPNLICMKRGMQSTMFVEMAPGVTVSDLYQHLKSTYEGEEFVKLLNGSNVPHTRHVVGSNYCFMNVFEDRIPGRAIIISVIDNLVKGASGQAVQNLNLMMGLPENMGLQYQPLFP; encoded by the exons ATGGGATCGACGGCGCTCGGTGGTGCGGCtccggcgcgcgccggattggccCCCAAG AATGGAGTCCTTGGATCTACTTTCAAGCCATGCGGTGTGGTCAAGCTCAAAACAACTCCTAAG GTTGGACGCTCTTCAGTCTGTGTGAGGGCATCCATTGCTTCTTCACCACAAAAACAGTACTCTCCCAAGACACCAGCAGTTCAATCAGGGGAGGAAGTACGCATTGCAGTGCTAGGAGCCAGCGGTTATACTGGGGCTGAG ATTGTGCGGCTTCTAGCAAACCACCCTCAGTTCCGCATCACAGTGATGACCGCAGATAGGAAAGCCGGTGAACAGTTTGGATCTGTATTTCCTCACTTGATAACACAG GACCTGCCAAATTTAGTTGCAATTAAAGATGCAGATTTTTCAGATGTTGATGCTGTTTTTTGTTGCTTGCCGCATGGAACAACACAG GAAATTATTAAAGGTTTACCCAAGCAACTGAAGATTGTTGATCTCTCTGCG GATTTCCGATTGCGTGACATCAATGAGTATGCTGAGTGGTATGGCCATGCTCATAGGGCACCAGAACTTCAG GAAGAGGCTGTTTATGGTTTGACGGAGGTTCTTCGAGATGAAATAAGAAATGCACGGCTTGTTGCCAACCCGGGATGTTATCCCACGTCTATTCAGCTCCCTCTTGTTCCTCTAATAAAG GCAAAACTGATCAAGCTGAGCAATATAATAATTGATGCAAAATCTGGGGTTACCGGGGCAG GACGTGGAGCTAAGGAAGCAAATCTTTACACCGAGATAGCTGAAGGCATTCATGCTTATGGAATAAAAGGCCACCGTCATG TTCCTGAGGTTGAACAAGGATTGTCAGAGGCTGCAGAATCCAAAGTTACTATCAGCTTCACTCCAAATCTTATCTGCATG AAACGTGGGATGCAATCTACTATGTTTGTTGAAATGGCACCTGGAGTGACTGTCAGTGATTTGTATCAGCATCTCAAGTCTACTTATGAG GGTGAAGAATTTGTCAAGCTGTTAAATGGCAGCAATGTTCCTCACACACGCCATGTTGTTGGATCAAATTACTGTTTCATGAATGTCTTCGAGGACAGAATTCCTGGAAGGGCCATCATCATCTCTGTC ATAGACAATCTTGTGAAAGGAGCATCTGGCCAGGCCGTGCAGAACCTCAATCTGATGATGGGACTGCCTGAGAATATGGGGCTGCAATATCAGCCCCTATTTCCTTGA
- the LOC123091149 gene encoding transcription termination factor MTERF15, mitochondrial yields the protein MASALRALHHRLPRSLHHSNPLSTSASPHDLRELLRIQRILGDPAATTQPTQTQQRPRAAATADLHRLLHRAAGLTTAEATSLLGRIPNTHRLEHLLQELRGLRLPAGEIRKALGSDPDGLLSMEPGEPSRLVELLDELRCRAPIKDQVLSHGVLSAAIAARRRVELLHERGLSRRDALRVISVEPRAILYSLDDVERKVEFLVGRMGFEIGWLVEYPEFLGINLDRSIIPRHNVVEYLASVGGLGDPIEMKHYVRFSRLKFYNLFVKPYPECERIFGGLVREKKDEVRRQHPVGLWKLFKPAKYEITEENVKDMKLVVESLH from the coding sequence atgGCTTCCGCTCTACGGGCCCTTCACCACCGCCTCCCCCGCTCTCTCCACCACTCCAATCCCCTTTCCACCTCCGCCTCACCTCACGACCTCCGCGAGCTCCTCCGCATCCAACGCATCCTCGGTGACCCCGCAGCAACCACCCAGCCCACGCAAACGCAACAACGCCCACGAGCCGCCGCCACCGCAGACCTGCACCGACTTCTCCACCGCGCGGCCGGCCTCACCACCGCCGAGGCCACCTCCCTGCTCGGCCGCATCCCTAACACCCACCGTCTGGAACACCTTCTCCAAGAACTTCGTGGCCTGCGCCTCCCGGCGGGCGAGATCAGGAAAGCTCTCGGGTCCGACCCCGACGGACTCCTCTCCATGGAGCCGGGCGAGCCGTCCCGCCTTGTCGAGCTCCTAGACGAGCTCCGCTGCCGGGCGCCCATCAAGGACCAGGTCCTCTCTCACGGCGTGCTCAGCGCCGCAATCGCCGCGAGGCGGCGGGTAGAGCTCCTGCACGAGCGCGGGCTGAGCCGGCGTGACGCGCTGAGGGTGATCTCCGTTGAGCCTCGGGCAATTTTATATAGCCTGGACGATGTGGAGAGGAAGGTGGAGTTCTTGGTGGGCAGGATGGGGTTTGAGATTGGTTGGCTGGTGGAGTACCCAGAGTTCTTGGGGATAAATCTCGACAGGTCGATCATCCCACGGCACAATGTAGTGGAGTATTTGGCGTCGGTGGGTGGGCTTGGGGACCCCATTGAGATGAAGCATTATGTGAGATTCAGCCGCCTCAAGTTCTACAATCTGTTCGTGAAGCCATACCCGGAGTGCGAGAGGATTTTCGGGGGCCTAGTCAGGGAGAAAAAGGATGAGGTGAGGCGGCAGCATCCGGTGGGGTTGTGGAAGCTGTTTAAACCGGCGAAGTATGAGATCACTGAGGAGAATGTGAAGGACATGAAGTTGGTTGTTGAATCACTTCATTAG
- the LOC123089983 gene encoding uncharacterized protein gives MARDDHQDDEDFIDLLQQNRPIGRTKDDDEKKKSYRNRASQERLTILTDGFTDEQKGAAGEMGMQALMDVRCKNLVNPVCDWLSEIYDPASREFVIPGRGRLPLYEESVFCTLGVPRGEIKVPYEVNNKIEEALFARLFPGMASMPNTTMLATSLEGMKTHGEVFKMKLLMYMISTVFVPATSLRPSNKCFPILAKLKDVKKMNWCKFIADFLHDAFSNKMYQKGCRLHLMLMYVDCLDLSTIDFTRIGGPPPPHKFAVSAWTYNAIKVVLAADKITDMKYGKLQLMAKHAIDYSVFGGP, from the exons ATGGCTCGCGACGACCATCAAGATGATGAGGACTTCATTGATTTACTACAACAGAATCGCCCGATTGGTCGGACAAAAGATGACGATGAG AAGAAGAAAAGTTATCGCAATAGGGCTTCGCAAGAACGCCTGACTATATTGACCGACGGATTCACTGATGAGCAAAAGGGAGCTGCCGGTGAGATGGGGATGCAGGCTTTGATGGATGTTCGGTGCAAGAACCTAGtgaaccctgtatgcgactggctcAGTGAGATTTATGATCCTGCCTCCAGGGAATTTGTGATTCCAGGACGTGGAAGACTGCCTTTGTatgaggaatccgtgttctgcactttgggtgtgccccgtggagaaatcaaagtcccgtatgaggtGAATAATAAGATCGAGGAAGCCTTATtcgcccgtttgtttcctgggatgGCATCCATGCCGAATACGACTATGTTGGCAACTTCGCTGGAGGGCATGAAAACCCATGGCGAGGTTTTTAAGATGAAGCTCCTCATGTACATGATCTCAACTGTTTTTGTGCCTGCCacatctcttcgcccaagcaacaagtgcttccccatcctg GCGAAGTTGAAAGATGTGAAGAAAATGAATTGGTGTAAATTCATCGCtgacttcctgcatgatgcattctcaaacaagatgtaccagaagggttgtcgcTTGCACTTAATG CTCATGTATGTCGATTGTCTTGATCTGTCCACCATTGACTTTACTAggataggaggcccgccgcctccaCATAAGTTTGCTGTCTCTGCGTGGACGTACAATGCTATCAAGGTTGTGCTTGCCGCAGACAAGATAACTGATATGAAATATgggaaactgcag ctgatggccaagcatgctatagactacagtgtGTTTGGTGGGCCTTAA
- the LOC123094505 gene encoding uncharacterized protein, with protein MTNLLGKLVEGWTTLNGSDSEAVARQFTPFVGERTHRPTGCHDRYDYNSSQELPDTQDELDGDDGLDKGDDDDMENVQHETDDDEHVEVRVGGKKDKAAPDVPPPEKVIEQTVARDKGVSPSKRGRVPEDVGQGSVGKRSRTDPIVARRSEATAGGRAVKKKQAPTPTHVSARLNKGAPTAGDTTSTRSSPRTLTSNTGDPVVLEDLRKTIKKVKKTTTRVTKQNPRDPLERIHSKLSTSGNSNVHEAPVEKTVAAPSTVPTSSDASGRPSPRGCRCAGYNNRHPYIWE; from the exons ATGACCaacttgctcgggaagttggttgagggttggacgacacttaatggctctgacagcgaagcggttgcgaggcagttcacacCATTTGTTGGAGAACGAACACATCGGCCAACTGGTTGCCATGACCGGTACGACTACAACAGCTCCCAGGAGCTCCCTGACACgcaagatgaactagatggagatgATGGTCTCGACAAGGGCGATGATGACGACATGGAGAATGTGCAACATGAAACCGATGACGATGAACATGTTGAAGTTCGTGTAGGTGGTAAGAAGGACAAGGCTGCACCAGATGTCCCCCCACCGGAGAAAGTCATTGAACAGACAGTTGCGAGAGACAAGGGGGTGTCGCCCTCAAAGAGGGGCAGGGTTCCAGAGGATGTTGGACAGGGCTCTgttggcaagaggtctaggaccgatcccatagttgctaggaggag CgaggcgacagctggtggacgagcagttaagAAGAAACAAGCACCAACGCCAACCCATGTTTCTGCTCGATTGAACAAGGGTGCTCCCACTGCTGGTGACACCACTTCCACTAGGTCGTCTCCTCGTACATTGAcgtccaacaccggggatcctgtcgtgttggAAGACTTGAGGAAGACAATCAAGAA ggtgaagaagactactacacgCGTGACCAAGCAGAACCCTAGAGACCCACTCGAACGCATTCATTCAAAGCTGTCGACAAGTGGCAACTCAAATGTTCATGAGGCGCCAGTCGAGAAAACTGTTGCTGCACCGTCCACTGTTCCCACTAGCTCTGATGCAAGCGGTCGACCATCTCCGCGcggttgcagatgtgcaggctacaataacaggcatccgtacatctggGAGTGA